In Fimbriimonadia bacterium, the following are encoded in one genomic region:
- the pckA gene encoding phosphoenolpyruvate carboxykinase (ATP): protein MQKLEIAYTGDVHYNLSPAELIEHAIRKGEGRLASTGALVCETVPYTGRSPKDRYVVEEPTTQEDIDWGAVNVPFPPNLFDEAYKRVIAYLQNREVYVTDCYAGANPRYRMPVRFVTELAWHALFVKQLLLRPSARDLEQHVPEFTIINACNFRAFPEVDGTRSEAFVIINFARRLILIGGTRYAGEMKKSVFTVLNYLLPKRGILPMHCSANIGPKGDVALFFGLSGTGKTSLSADPSRKLIGDDEHGWADDGVFNFEGGCYAKCINLSRDNEPQIWDAIRYGSVLENVVLNLATRAPEYADDTLTENTRAAYPIEFIEGAVIPSHGPHPSTILFLTCDAFGVLPPISKLTKEQAMFHFLLGYTARVAGTEAGVKEPQPVFSACFGAPFLPLPPNEYAQMLGERIAKHKSQVWLVNTGWTGGPYGIGNRISIQYTRQMVNAAISGELDEGEFHKDPVFGLMVPKHIPDVPPKMLMPGDAWPDQRDYDRKAKEVEGMFASAAKAARIALPV, encoded by the coding sequence ATGCAGAAGCTTGAGATCGCCTACACGGGGGATGTTCACTACAACCTTAGCCCAGCGGAACTGATCGAGCACGCCATTCGCAAGGGTGAGGGGAGGCTGGCCTCGACCGGAGCGCTCGTGTGCGAGACTGTTCCGTACACCGGGCGTTCGCCGAAGGACCGTTACGTCGTCGAGGAGCCGACGACTCAGGAGGACATAGATTGGGGCGCTGTCAACGTGCCCTTCCCGCCGAACCTGTTCGACGAGGCGTACAAGCGCGTCATTGCGTATCTTCAGAACCGCGAGGTGTACGTGACCGACTGCTACGCGGGTGCGAACCCTCGCTACCGAATGCCGGTCCGGTTCGTGACCGAGCTGGCCTGGCACGCGCTATTCGTGAAGCAGCTCCTACTGCGCCCGTCTGCTCGGGACCTAGAGCAGCACGTGCCGGAGTTCACGATTATCAACGCCTGCAACTTCCGTGCTTTCCCCGAGGTGGATGGTACGCGATCCGAGGCCTTCGTGATCATCAACTTCGCTCGCAGGCTCATCCTCATCGGCGGGACGCGCTACGCCGGCGAGATGAAGAAGAGTGTGTTCACCGTGCTGAACTACCTACTACCAAAACGCGGCATCTTGCCGATGCACTGTAGCGCCAACATCGGACCCAAGGGGGATGTCGCGCTGTTCTTCGGCCTGTCGGGCACCGGCAAGACCTCGCTCTCGGCCGACCCGTCACGCAAACTAATTGGCGACGACGAGCACGGCTGGGCGGACGATGGCGTGTTCAACTTCGAGGGCGGGTGCTACGCGAAGTGCATCAACCTCTCGCGCGACAACGAGCCGCAGATCTGGGATGCGATCCGATACGGCTCGGTGCTGGAAAACGTCGTGCTGAACCTTGCTACGCGGGCCCCTGAATACGCAGACGATACGCTGACCGAGAACACACGCGCCGCATATCCCATCGAGTTCATCGAGGGTGCAGTGATACCGAGCCATGGGCCGCACCCGAGCACGATACTCTTTCTCACTTGCGATGCATTCGGGGTGTTGCCGCCCATCTCGAAGCTGACGAAGGAGCAGGCGATGTTCCACTTCCTATTGGGTTACACCGCACGCGTGGCGGGTACCGAGGCTGGGGTCAAGGAGCCGCAGCCGGTGTTCAGCGCCTGCTTCGGTGCGCCCTTCTTGCCGCTGCCCCCCAACGAGTACGCGCAGATGCTCGGCGAGCGGATCGCCAAGCACAAATCGCAGGTCTGGCTGGTCAACACCGGCTGGACCGGTGGCCCCTACGGCATCGGCAACCGCATCAGCATTCAATACACCCGCCAGATGGTCAACGCGGCGATCTCGGGCGAACTGGACGAAGGCGAGTTCCACAAGGACCCCGTGTTCGGGCTGATGGTGCCCAAGCACATTCCGGACGTTCCGCCCAAGATGCTCATGCCCGGAGACGCGTGGCCGGATCAGCGCGACTACGACCGTAAGGCCAAAGAGGTCGAGGGGATGTTCGCGTCGGCAGCAAAGGCCGCCAGGATCGCCCTGCCCGTGTGA
- a CDS encoding SBBP repeat-containing protein, producing MSRLARLVGVALATVGLAASVFGAITETWRKFYDAGSGLDSTADMVVTADGFAYVVGTSELNFNTDIWVAKYNDQGTRVWTKRYDRAGSDDVGIGIVVDSEGNVIVTGTTKDATFNRDITIVKYNSAGTQLWAKHYNGGQDTARAIALDTNNNIYVAGDYEGSPGAIVMLKYLPNGNVDWTRLHSAAGIRDEARDIVVSPQGDVFTCGYSRRLGSQEDMVLISYTTSGITNWVQFFDGPAGGSDIANAVAVDSAGRPIITGSSSGVGTDSDIWTIKRQVNGSALWDVRLDGGVGGGDSGNSVVVDSQDNVIVGGRLYTGSRSDMATIKYDSLGNQLWLKTYSSSGGTELEETRHVTVDQFDNVYSTGSSLALTCIKYSPTGTVVGVMRPSHSVLDRGAACGVASMGRVFVAGTWYISTSNEDVVVLMYTHTTDFTGQLTMQALAGPYPTVIPVDIREAGTQNVILVVNMSVNATGAITMQVPPGDWDLSIRYQNWLRRTMPLLSPGRPSTVNPTLLNGDPTLDNFVDLLDLNAILSQFASSPGVGFVDLDKDGEVGLSDLGACLVNFGQPGDN from the coding sequence ATGAGCAGACTCGCACGCCTGGTGGGTGTTGCCCTGGCTACGGTGGGCCTTGCGGCTTCCGTGTTCGGGGCGATCACCGAGACCTGGCGAAAGTTCTATGACGCCGGAAGCGGTCTGGACAGCACCGCCGACATGGTCGTAACCGCCGATGGTTTCGCGTATGTCGTCGGCACCAGCGAACTGAACTTCAACACGGACATCTGGGTCGCCAAGTACAACGACCAGGGTACCCGCGTGTGGACGAAGCGTTATGACCGAGCTGGGTCGGACGACGTGGGGATCGGCATCGTGGTAGATAGCGAGGGGAACGTAATCGTCACGGGTACCACCAAAGACGCCACGTTCAATCGCGACATCACCATCGTAAAGTACAACTCGGCCGGCACGCAGTTATGGGCCAAGCATTACAATGGTGGTCAGGACACCGCGCGCGCCATCGCGCTCGACACGAACAATAACATCTATGTTGCAGGGGACTACGAGGGCTCCCCGGGCGCGATAGTGATGCTGAAATACCTCCCGAACGGCAACGTTGACTGGACCCGGTTGCACAGTGCCGCGGGAATTCGCGACGAGGCTCGAGACATCGTAGTATCGCCTCAGGGCGACGTGTTCACGTGCGGCTATAGCCGACGCCTCGGTTCGCAGGAGGACATGGTACTCATCTCCTACACCACCTCGGGTATCACGAACTGGGTGCAGTTCTTCGACGGGCCCGCGGGAGGCAGCGATATCGCGAATGCCGTTGCAGTAGACTCGGCTGGCCGCCCCATCATCACCGGTAGTAGCTCGGGCGTGGGTACCGACTCCGACATCTGGACTATCAAGCGTCAGGTGAATGGTAGTGCGCTTTGGGACGTTCGACTGGACGGCGGAGTGGGTGGCGGTGACTCCGGCAACTCCGTGGTAGTCGACTCCCAGGACAACGTCATCGTCGGTGGTAGGCTCTATACAGGGAGCCGCAGCGATATGGCCACCATCAAATACGACTCGTTGGGCAATCAGCTCTGGCTGAAGACCTACTCCTCGTCAGGTGGTACCGAGCTCGAGGAGACTCGGCACGTCACAGTAGACCAGTTCGACAACGTGTATAGCACCGGCAGCTCGCTGGCGCTTACCTGTATCAAGTACAGCCCGACCGGCACGGTGGTTGGCGTAATGCGCCCCTCGCACAGCGTTCTCGATCGGGGTGCCGCCTGTGGTGTGGCCTCGATGGGACGCGTGTTCGTAGCAGGGACGTGGTATATCAGTACGTCCAACGAAGACGTGGTGGTGTTGATGTACACTCATACCACCGACTTCACCGGACAGCTCACGATGCAGGCGTTGGCCGGGCCGTATCCCACTGTCATCCCTGTAGACATCCGCGAGGCCGGCACGCAGAATGTGATACTCGTCGTGAACATGTCTGTCAACGCGACCGGCGCAATCACGATGCAAGTGCCGCCCGGAGACTGGGACCTGTCGATTCGCTACCAGAACTGGCTGCGACGAACCATGCCGCTACTTAGCCCCGGACGCCCGAGCACTGTGAACCCCACGCTGCTCAACGGCGATCCCACTCTGGACAACTTCGTTGACCTGCTGGACTTGAACGCCATTCTGAGCCAGTTCGCATCCTCGCCTGGGGTCGGGTTCGTAGACCTGGACAAGGACGGGGAAGTGGGTCTGAGCGACCTCGGCGCGTGTCTCGTGAACTTCGGGCAGCCCGGAGACAACTAG